The Lepus europaeus isolate LE1 chromosome 1, mLepTim1.pri, whole genome shotgun sequence genome contains the following window.
GCGTGTGGCCCAGGTGACACGTGTATGGCCCAGGTGACACATGTACGTGTGGTCCATGTGAAATGTGTGTGGCCCAGGTGACACGTGTGTGGCCCAGGTGACACGTGTGTGGCCCAGGTGACACATGTGCATGTGGTCCATGTGAAATGCGTGTGGCCCAGGTGACACATGTGTGGCCCAGGTGACACATGTGCATGTGGTCCATGTGAAATGCATGTGGCCCAGGTGACACATGTGCATGTGGTCCATGTGAAATGTGTGTGGCCCAGGTGACACGTGTGTGGCTTTGTGACACATGTGCATGTGGTCCATGTGAAATGCATGTGGCCCAGGTGACACATGTGCATGTGGCCTTGTGAAATGCGTGTGTCCCAGGTGACACGTGTATGGCCCATGTGACACATGTGTATGGCCTGTGTGGCCTGTGTGTGACCAAGGTGACACGTGTGTGGCCCAGGTGACACATGTGCATGTGGTCCATGTGAAATGCGTGTGGCCCAGGTGACACGTGTATGGCCCAGGTGACACATGTACGTGTGGTCCATGTGAAATGCGTGTGGCCCAGGTGACACATGTGCATGTGGTCCATGTGAAATGCGTGTGGCCCAGGTGACACGTGTGTGGCCCAGGTGACACGTGTGTGGCCCAGGTGACACATGTGCATGTGGTCCATGTGAAATGCGTGTGGCCCAGGTGACACATGTGTGGCCCAGGTAACACATGTGCATGTGGTCCATGTGAAATGCGTGTGGTCCAGGTGACACATGTGCGTGTGGTCCATGTGAAATGCGTGTGGCCCAGGTGACACATGTGTGGCCCAGGTGACACATGTGCATGTGGTCCATGTGAAATGCGTGTGGCCCAGGTGACACATGTGCATGTGGTCCATGTGAAATGCGTGTGGCCCAGGTGACACATGTGTGGCCCAGGTGACACATGTGCATGTGGTCCATGTGAAATGCGTGTGGCCCAGGTGACACATGTGCGTGTGGTCCATGTGAAATGCGTGTGGCCCAGGTGACACGTGTGTGGCCCAGGTGACACGTGTGTGGCCCAGGTGACACATGTGCATGTGGTCCATGTGAAATGCGTGTGGCCCAGGTGACACATGTGTGGCCCAGGTGACACATGTGCATGTGGTCCATGTGAAATGCGTGTGGTCCAGGTGACACGTGTGTGGCCCAGGTGACACATGTGCATGTGGTCCATGTGAAATGCATGTGGCCCAGGTGACACATGTGCATGTGGCCTTGTGAAATGCGTGTGGCCCAGGTGACACGTGTATGGCCCATGTGACACATGTGCATGTGGTCCATGTGAAATGTGTGTGGTCCAGGTGACACGTGTGTGGCCCAGGTGACACATGTGCATGTGGTCCATGTGAAATGTGTGTGGCCCAGGTGACACGTGTGTGGCCCAGGTGACACATGTGCATGTGGTCCATGTGAAATGTGTGTGGCCCCGGTGACACATGTGCGTGTGGTCCATGTGAAATGTGTGTGGCCCAGGTGACACATGTGCATGTGGTCCATGTGAAATGTGTGTGGCCCAGGTGACACGTGTGTGGCCCAGGTGACACATGTGCATGTGGCCTTGTGAAATGCGTGTGGCCCAGGTGACACGTATGTGGCCCAGGTGACACATGTGCGTGTGGTCCATGTGAAATGCGTGTGGCCCAGGTGACACGTGTGTGGCCCAGGTGACACATGTGCGTGTGGTCCATGTGAAATGCGTGTGGCCCAGGTGACACGTGTGTGGCCCAGGTGACACATGTGCATGTGGTCCATGTGAAATGTGTGTGGCCCAGGTGACACGTGTGTGGCCCAGGTGACACATGTGCATGTGGCGTTGTGAAATGCGTGTGGCCCAGGTGACACGTGTGTGGCCCAGGTGACACATGTGCATGTGGTCCATGTGAAATGCGTGTGGCCCGGGTGACACATGTGCATGTGGCCTTGTGAGATGCGTGTGGCCCAGGTGACACGTGTACACATGGCCCGGGGAGGTGCCCCTGGCTGGGGGAAGGAGCACCgaagcctgggctcctgcagtgaGGGGACGGCACATGTAAAGGCCCCAGGGGCTGTGCCTGGAGGGTGTGCACAGATGGACACGGTCCAGGGAAGCCCTGGGATTCAGGCCTGAAGGCAGGGCAGGACTGGGCCCCAGGGGTGCGCACTGGAGTctacaggaggaggagctggggctgtgagccacaggcagggagccagggccaTGTGTTCTGGGGGGGACCGTCATCCGGCCTAACAGCGGCTcaggcgggggaggggctcaCTTGCAGGCCACAGCGGTCAGTACTGGCTTGGGCCAGGTGATGCTATCACTGACCCCAAAGACCCATGGGGCTGCCCAGATGCCACCAGAGCTGAGACCCCAGACCCCACAACAGAGCAGGACCTGAGACCACCAGCTCTGTTCTGAACATGGGCCTCACGGCTGCAAACCTCCAGCCTTGGAGCCTGGGGTCCTCAGCTCCCCGCACCCCCGGCCGCAGACCCCAGTTCCCCTGgagcctcagccccacccccaacagtccccagctccccaggagcCCTTCCCCCCAGACCCCAGTTCCCCTGGAGCCTTAGCCCCCCCCAGACCCCAGTTCCCCAGGAGCCCCCCCGCAGACCTCAGTTCCCCGGGAGCCTCGGCCCCCCCCCCTGCAGACCCCAGTTCCCAggagcctcagcccctccccccctgCAGACCCCAGTTCCCCTGGAGCCTTAGCCCCCACCAGACCCCAGTTCCCCAGGAGCCCTTCCCCCCAGACCCCAGTTCCCCTggagcctcagcccctccccccgcagaccccagctccccaggagcctcagcccctccctcccccccccccccgcagaccCCAGTTCCCCAGgagcctcagccccgcccccgcagaCCCCAGTTCCCAGGAGCCCCCGCGGGttccctctgcttccctcctctCCATGGGCtcctctcaggaccccagagctgcctccccaagtccctgctgccctgcAGGTGCCACGCTAGGGACAGTGGCACACAAGAGCGCTTGGcaaggagcaggggaggggagggcagcagaaggagGACGGAGAGGAGCCAgtgccgccgccgccccgggccGCTCCTGTGCTGCCGGACCACAGCTCGTCCACCTTTCCTGGGCCCGACCAGCGACAGAAAGCTCTAGGCGCCCAGGGGAAGGGCAGCTCTGGGTGGGCGGTGGTGAGGCACAGGCCTGGCCGGCTCTGCCCATCTCCTCATCTGCAGCCCGGGGGACCCACACCCCCCCAGGAATGTCAagggtgccagccccagctgtgagtGGGGAGCAAGTCCCAGGGGAAAGCTGGGTGCCTCCCTGGGGGCAGTGGCTCTGGGTCAGAGCACACAGTGCTGCGTGACAGAGCACACGCCTGTCCCCACCCCCGGCTCTGTGCCTCCCGTGTGACCATGAATGCGGGGCACAGAGCCACACAcagggggtcctgcccaggaAAGGACATTTGCCCcgtgtccctctctgcctccccttcaaAGGGCGTCAGATCTGCCACGGGGGACAGGGCACCAGGCGCAGCAGTGTCGCCGTGTCCCtcactggagcacctgggctcaAGGCCCAGCTCCCGCTGAGgcacacctgggaggcggcagtggcggcccaagtgcatggggccctgcacccacatgagagacccagaagctcccagctcctggctgcagcctggcccagccctggccattgtggccatttgaggagtggaccagtggatggaggcgctcgcttgctctctctctctctctcactgcctttcaataGGTAAAACAAGTCTTcttctaaaaaagagagagatctttgctTCCCTGCACGTGCGAGGTTCTGAGGGCTTGCCGGGCTGGGAGCAGACAGCTCTGCGGGGACCTGGAACGGAGGGCGGGGCTCGGCCTGgcccggctcctcctcctccagggagtcTTGGGGTGCATTCGTTACAGCCCATCACCCAGCCTGCAGAGGGGGCGCTTCAGTGGTCACATGGGGACCCATCCTCAGCACCCACCCTCTGCGCAGAGTACACAGGAAACATTGTTCAAAAGGTCGCGGGAGCAGGTCCCGGGTGAGTGGATGTCGGGCACgcgtgagtgtgggtgtgtgtgagcacactggagtgtgtgtgtgagagtgagtgtgggtgtgtgagtgagCACTGGGTGTGTGACAGTGTGAGTGTGCgcagagtgtgagtgtgagcactgagtgtgtgtgagagtgagtgtgtaACAGTGGgagtgtgtgaggtgtgtgagtGGTACATGAGTGAGCACTGAGTGTGTGATTGAGGTGAGCACGGAGTACAAGTGTGCACATGTTGAGTTGGCAGGAGTGAGTGTGAGTGGTATGTGTGCGAGCACTGTgagtgtgtgacagtgtgtgagtgtgtgacagTGTGAGTGAGCACTGAGGTTGTGACTGTGAGTGTGAGTGGATCAGAGTGTATGAGCGGTGAGTGTAAACACtgagtgtgagtgtatgagtgtgtgagtggtATGTGTGTGAGCACTGTGAGTGTGTGACAGTGTGAGTGAGCACTgagggtgtgagtgtgagtggaTCAGAGTGTATGAGAGTGTGGGAGTGAGCGGCCATCTCCCACACACCATGCACATGTGTCTGCTAAATCGAACCTTGCCGCCAGCTAAGCCAGTGCCAGCAAATCTGCTGTCCTGTGtgtttttgcaaataaagttttattggaacacagccaagcCTGAAACATTTGCTCTGTGACCCTCTGAGGGAAACGTCAGACCCCTGAGCTAagcagcagggagggggagctcagcctcctccccaccaggacgcccccgcccccgcccccctctGATGTTGGCCCTGATAGGAAGGAAACAAAGGCGTGGGTGGCCAGGAGTCCAtcggccaggccccgcctccaggTCATCACCGGGCTGGCTAGGAGACACCGCAGTCACCGGCCAAGGCCAGTGTGGCCCTGGGGCCCCAAGTGGCAGGTCGGGTGCAGACCATGGCCTCCCGCCAGCTGCTGGTGGCGCCCCCGGAGGCACTGCGCAAGCCCCTCTGCACCCCTCACCGGCTGATGCTGGGGCCGGGCCCCTCGAACCTGCCGCCCCGCGTGCTGGCGGCCGGCGGGCTACAGATGATCGGTCACATGCACGAGGAGATGTACCAGGTGGGCTTTGACGCCGGCCGCCTGCGGGGGgccgcctggcccctgggggccgCGTCTGACctgtgcacccccaccccaggtcatGGACGAGATCAAGCAAGGCATCCAGTACGCCTTCCAGACCCGGAACGCCCTCACCCTGGCAGTCAGCGGCTCGGGACACTGCGCCCTGGAGACCGCCCTGTTCAACCTGCTGGAGCCAGGGGACGCCTTCCTGGTGGGAGCCAACGGCATCTGGGGGCAGCGGGCTGCCGAGGTCGGCGAGCGCATCGGTAAGGGAAGGCTGCCCCCACCCGCCTCGCCCGAGGCCcggcctgctgcctcctccaggcaggcgtCAGGGTGCTCCTGGGGCCTGGACCCTAGGGCTCAGCGTGCAGGGGGTCCCCGATCCGGAGCCCTGGGGGACAGCTCTGAGGGAAGCCCCCAAACCCGAGTCCTGCAGCCCTGTGGGACCCcacgcccagctctgccctgtgacAGGATGGGGCTCCCCTCACTTCCGGGAAACAGCTCCCGGGGGCTCCTgggtgggagccccagggcagggggcacgGGCAGCCTTCCAcccagcacagcgccggccccacagggCCAGGCTGGTTAATGGACAATCCGAGGCCCTTCGTGGATCCCCTGTCAGCAGGGAcaggcggcccccagcccccaggctcgggctcctgtcactcactcATCACACCGTGGGGCGTCCTGAGGGACCCCCGTCTGGGTGCACAGGAGGCTCTGTCGGCTGTGGAGGAGCGAGGCAGGGGCGTCTGCAGCCCCGGCCCAGGAGAGCCCACCCCCGCTCCCCTCGTGTCAGCCGCCAGGCTGCGGGGCGGGCAGAGTCCCGGCTCTGCATGGCTGCCGGGGCCCCGGCTCtgaccccctctctgcctctgtgcccaGGAGCCCGAGTGCACCCGATGATCAAGGATCCTGGAAGCCACTACACCCtgcaggaggtggaggaggtagGGGACCGGGAGGAGCCTTGGGGGTCAGCCCTGCAGGCCGGGCCGGGGCCTGGGCCCCCCAACCCCCAGTCCTTCCTAGCGTCTGTGAGTGACCACAGGAAGAGCAGGCTAGAGCTGGGAGCACGTGGGAAGACGGGAGGGGGGGCCTGGCAGAGACCCCGAGTCAGCCCTGGGGGCGGGAGGCAGGGtgatgggtccctgacactcagggTACCACAGCTTCCTCCCAGACCACGGGGACTCtgcctggcagggctgggaggctggggccaCGCCTCCTCCAGCAGATGCCCCTCCTGGAAAGGCCTCCTGCCAGGGCCCCCagaccccacccaccccctcctgccagggcccccagaccccacctaccccctcctccagggtctcccagaccccacccacctcctcctccagggtcccccagaccccacccaccccctcctgcCAGGGCCCCCAGACCCCACCTACCCCCTCCAGCCAGGGCCCCCAGACCCCACCTACCCCCTCCTCCAAGGCCCCCAGACCCCACCTACCCCCTCCTCCAGGGTCCCCCAGaccccacccacctcctcctccagggtcccccagaccccacccaccccctcctccagggtcccccagaccccacccaccccctccgCCCAGAGCATGGGtgcccccagctgtcccccaCCTGACACAGCACCCACCAGGAGGGCCTGAGGTCACCAGGCTCCTGCTGGACCTTGTCCACACGCATTGAGGGAGGCTGCTGGGGGGACCCCACCCTGTCCTCACCTGCAAAAGTCCCTCCTGCAGGGTGCAGGGGACCCCTCTCAGCTGTGCCCCCAGCTGTCACTTCTGCCCTcagtgcctggcccagcacaagcCCGTGCTGCTGTTCCTGACCCACGGGGAGTCTTCCACAGGCGTGCTGCAGCCCCTCGATGGCTTCGGGGAGCTCTGCCACAGGTGAGCCCACCCCACAGGTGAGCCCACCCCACAGGTGAGCCTGCCCCACAGGTGAGCGCTTCCCACAGGTGAGCCTGCCCCACAGGTGAGCACATCCCACAGGTGACTCTGCCCCCACAGGTGAGCACATCCCACAGGTGAGCCTGCCCCACAGGTGAGCCTATCCCACAGGTGACTCTGCCCCCACAGGTGAGCCCACCCCACAGGTGAGCCTGCCCCACAGGTGAGCCTGCCCCACAGGTGAGCACTTCCCACAGGTGAGCCTGCCCCACAGGTGAGCCTATCCCACAGGTGACTCTGCCCCCACAGGTGAGCCCACCCCACAGGTGAGCCTGCCCCACAGGTGAGCCTGCCCCACAGGTGAGCACTTCCCACAGGTGAGCCTGCCCCACAGGTGAGCACTTCCCACAGATGAGCCTGCCCCACAGGTGAGCCTGCCCCCACAGGTGAGCCTGCCCCCACAGGTGAGCACATCCCACAGGTGAGCCTGCCCCACAGGTGAGCCTGCCCCCACAGGTGAGCCTGCCCCACAGGTGAGCCTGTCCCACAGGTGAGCACATCCCACAGATGAGCCTGCCCCCACAGGTGAGCCTGCCCCCACAGGTGAGCCTGTCCCACAGGTGAGCCTGCCCCACAGGTGAGCCTGCCCCACAGGTGAGCACTTCCCACAGGTGAGCCCTCCCCACAGGTGAGCCTGCCCCACAGGTGAGCACTTCCCACAGGTGAGCCTGCCCCACAGGTGAGCACTTCCCACAGATGAGCCTGCCCCACAGGTGAGCCTGCCCCCACAGGTGAGCCTGCCCCCACAGGTGAGCACATCCCACAGGTGAGCCTGCCCCACAGGTGAGCCTGCCCCCACAGGTGAGCCTGCCCCACAGGTGAGCCTGTCCCACAGGTGAGCACATCCCACAGATGAGCCTGCCCCCACAGGTGAGCCTGCCCCCACAGGTGAGCCTGTCCCACAGGTGAGCCTGCCCCACAGGTGAGCCTGTCCCACAGGTGAGCACTTCCCACAGGTGAGCCTGTCCCACAGGTGAGCCCACCCCACAGGTGAGCCCCCCCCACAGGTGACTCTGCCCCCACAGGTGAGCCTGCCCCCACAGGTGAGCCTGCCCCACAGGTGAGCCTGCCCCACAGGTGAGCACTTCCCATAGGTGAGCCCACTTCACAGGTGAGCCTGCCCCACAGGTGAGCCCTCCCCACAGGTGAGCCTGTCCCACAGGTGAGCACTTCCCACAGGTGAGCCTGTCCCACAGGTGAGCACATCCCACAGGTGAGCCTGCCCCACAGGTGAGCCTGCCCCACAGGTGAGCACTTCCCACAGGTGAGCCTGTCCCACAGGTGAGCACATCCCACAGGTGAGCACATCCCACAGGTGAGCACTTCCCACAGGTGAGCCTCCCCCACAGGTGACTCTGCCCCCACAGGTGAGCACATCCCACAGGTGAGCACATCCCACAGGTGAGCCTGCCCCACAGGTGAGCCCCCCCACAGGTGACTCTGCCCCCACAGGTGAGCACATCCCCAGGTAGAACACAGCCTAGAGCCGGGCAGGGGTGAGTGCTGGTGTGGAGGGTAGCAGGATGACCCGGCTGCCCGAGCCCCCATCCTTGGGCCTGGCCACACAGCATGGGGCGCAGACCTCTCTGGGGGCCCCACCCTGAGGATGGGTCAGGGGCTGGGGAGCGGGCACTGCCCCCCAGGTCTGCATCCCACAGGACGGGGCCTTGAGTGGAGCTGGGAGGGGTCCCAGAGCAGTCAGCGATGGGACCCCCATGGCCTGCAAGCCTGCATGTAGAGGTGACCACAGGACAGAAGGTGACACCCTGCCTCACCCATGAACAAGGCTCCCCAGCTGGCCGGGGCTGGCCAGGGTGGAGTCTGGGGGCCCTCCTGAAGGTCCCCCTCCGGCCCCTCTGCCAGGTACAAGTGCCTGCTCCTGGTGGACTCTGTGGCGTCCCTGGGCGGGGCCCCCATCTACATGGACCAGCAAGGTAAAAGAGCCCCTCCCCCGCTGGGGGGCAGAGGAGGGTCCTGGCTCCGCCCACACTGGGGTGCAGGGGACAGCACAGCTCTCAGGGGCAGGTCAGGCTCCAGGGGAAGTGACCCCCACGTTTGCTGGGCTGCCAGAGCCAGGCGGAGCCCGGTGGGGAGCAGCCTCTGGGGGTGGCGCTGGGGGgccctgaggctgcagccagcagtcAGGTGCAGAGAAGGGGCGGCCTCTGGTCTGCGTGGGGCCGATTTTCCCGTCTGGCCTGCATCCAGCAGATGTGTGTTCAGCAGGGAGCTCACAGCCGGGTCCCCTCGCTCCAAAAGAGAAGACCGAGGAGGGAGTCCCCAGTGCTCCTGGGCTGGCCTAAGCCCAGGCCTGAGATGCCagcccaggacccctccccactTGCCTGCCCAATCTGGGAGCCTGGCGCGGGGCCTGGGCGGCTGGGTGACCCTGCCTGCCGCCCCCAGGCATCGACGTCCTGTACTCCGGCTCCCAGAAGGCTCTGAACGCCCCTCCCGGGACGTCCCTCATCTCCTTCAGTGACAAAGCCAAGTGAGTGAGCCGAGGCCGGGCCCGAGGCAGGCTGGCCCCGGGGAGGGAGGGCCGGCTGGAGCTCTCGCCACCTGCCCTGCGCCAGGGACAGGGCCTTCCCGGGGGTCCCCCACTTCACGGGGAGGCGCAGCCCAGTGCGAGcaccagtggccagggctggggctgggctccgaGACATGGCCATTTGGAGTCAGTGGAAAACAGAAAGTTCGAGGCCCGCTGGTGTGCC
Protein-coding sequences here:
- the AGXT gene encoding alanine--glyoxylate aminotransferase is translated as MASRQLLVAPPEALRKPLCTPHRLMLGPGPSNLPPRVLAAGGLQMIGHMHEEMYQVMDEIKQGIQYAFQTRNALTLAVSGSGHCALETALFNLLEPGDAFLVGANGIWGQRAAEVGERIGARVHPMIKDPGSHYTLQEVEECLAQHKPVLLFLTHGESSTGVLQPLDGFGELCHRYKCLLLVDSVASLGGAPIYMDQQGIDVLYSGSQKALNAPPGTSLISFSDKAKSKIYARKTKPFSFYMDVQLLANIWGCDGKPRMYHHTTPVIGIFALRESLALLVEQGLEKSWQRHREVTQYLYRRLQELGLQLFVKDPALRLPTVTTVLVPAGYRWRDIVSYVMDHFSIEITGGLGPSAGQVLRIGLLGCNATRENVDRLAAALKQALQRCAQSRL